The Betaproteobacteria bacterium sequence GTGTGGAACTTCGCCTCCGGACTCGGCAGCGAAGTCTCGCTGAAGGACTTCCGCAAGGACATCATCATCGAGATGTACAACGAAGCGGGACAGCTCGTCATCGCCTACAAGGTGTTCCGCTGCTGGGTGGCGGAATACCAGGCGCAGCCCGACCTCGACGCCAACGCGAATGCGGTGGCGATCCAGACGCTCAAGCTCGAGCACGAGGGCTGGGAGCGCGACTACGACATCAAGGAGCCGGCCGAGCCCACCTTCACCGAGCCGGTGGCATGACGCAGCTCGTTTCCGTTACCGCGCGCGGGCTGCTCGACGCGTGGGAGCGTGCGCAGGGCGCCGCGCCTGTGCTGCGCCCGCTGCTGGTGCTGGAGGCGGTGACGCACGAGGACGCAGCCGCGCTCGCCGCGCTGCCGCTCGGTGTGCGCGATCGCCTGCTGC is a genomic window containing:
- a CDS encoding phage tail protein codes for the protein MPQFTVNASRFDPYKNFKFRVKWDGRYVAGVSKVSSLKRTTEVVKHREGGDPSSTRKSPGRTEYEAITLERGVTHDTEFEKWANKVWNFASGLGSEVSLKDFRKDIIIEMYNEAGQLVIAYKVFRCWVAEYQAQPDLDANANAVAIQTLKLEHEGWERDYDIKEPAEPTFTEPVA